The sequence below is a genomic window from Cucumis melo cultivar AY chromosome 5, USDA_Cmelo_AY_1.0, whole genome shotgun sequence.
CATCGTTTGTCCAATAGGAACTCGGATGTACTAGTACCGGAAGCAGGGGATCAAATCCTTCAGTGTATATAAACCCTACATCGACCCTGATCCCGAAACCCTAACCCTCCGATTTCTCAGAAGCAGCCAAAACCAAAAGGTAAGAAACCCCACTGCCTCTTCTCTTCATTATTgctttatattttctattccatgttaaaaatattaattactaACTTGCTTTCTTGTCGGCTAAACTGAGATCCTCATTTTATTTCCTTTATTATTCTACTTGTTTCATTGATTTTCGTGTTCCTGCTTTGTTCTTTTGttctttgaattttcttttccGCCGATCCTGATTTCATATGAAACGAAATGTTAAATATATTTACGTTAATGAGAATCAGCCATTTCTACGAAAATCCTGGTTTCTTGTGGCTGGAAATTTAATATTCAACGAAAATACCGCACATTCTTGTACTATATGCTTGCATGTGTTGTAGTAATAGAGTTTCCAGTGGACTTTTAAATAGTTTCTGAtaatatatattgaatattgtATGATATAGAGCTGTTCTTTAAATCATTCTTTTGTACTTTAGTGTTATTATTGTTTGTTGTAGCCGAAGAGAGAGTAATGTATCGTGAAAGCTTGGTGTAAAATTGGGAATAAAGTTATTAACGTGGGTAAGATTATGGATTCTTGGACAAGGGAAAGTTGTCAAGGCGTTGGGGCTTTATTGGCGTCAACGAATCTTGAAAAGCataaattaattacaataatGCTGTAAATAGGATGAAATGGCTGGAGTTGCGTTTAGTACAAGCTTCTTGTATTTGGTAGATGAGGTTTAGTGACAGGTAGGCAACCAGGTTGGAGAAGTTGTGCTATGTTACATAGAAAGGAATCAAAAAACTATTGTCTCTTTAGAATTAGCTTAACTTAGGCGGGAAAATGAACGGAGAAAATCAAGCTATAACACTGCTATAGTTGCAAGAAGTTCTTATAAAATCGACACTAAAGTAGGAATGTAGAGACTTTTAGATTTGAGTAATACCCTTTAGCATATCAGAAAAATTTTGTCTTACTTCATACCTTTAAAATTGGATGGGACGGTCAAGGTGTTCATAAAAATCTCATTTCTAAAAAGGAATTTAATCGGATAATTATTTTTTAGTGCATCAAATGCATATTAACATGAAAGTCAAGCTTAACAGACTTAGAAAGTGCATTCTTGTAAGAATAAACAAAAGGAGTGAAGGGACACAAACTATATGGTCACTAGAACCGATTGGAGACTTGTGTATAACCAacaatgatttttcttttgataaagcAACTAGTCTCGTATTTTTCTGGTGAGCTGGTGTGTTCTAGCTTGGTAAATTAGTTATGCAATAGAAGTAACAAAGTCAAGAGGATTTACATCAGTGTAATTGATCTTCAAAAATTTTGTAATAGTGGAGGtgtagatctaattgcactgtGGATGCAGACCACATGCAGCTGAACCACTTAAATCCTTGTTCTTATTCACTCTATTCTTGATTGTGTATTGTCTTTCTTGATTTCAGAACATAGTGTAACAAGTTAATGCAAACTTTTGACATGCCATTATgtattatttgaaatttttcatGTATGCTCAACTCAGGAGTTCAATTCCACTTGGGCACATTtacctttttctctctcttttaaattcaACTTCAGAATGAGTTTGCCATACACCTGATTTCACCATAAGCAATTTCTTATAATATCaagaatgaaattatatatctggACCTTGGTTAATTATGTTATTAATCCTTGCTTTTGGTTGTGGTAGAAAACACAGCAATGTCAAAGCAGGTTGGTCGTTACGATGGTGGGTACCAGAACTATGACTACGATTATTCGGATGACTATTCATACAATCAAGGACCAGAAGTTCAGGCAACAATTGGATATCTTGAGGTTGTGGAGGACAACAACCAGATGAGCAGCTACGAACAAAGTTGGAGGACTCATGATCGTAATAGGCAAACTGGAAGCTATACGACCACCTCAACAAAGGCGGTTGCTTCCCGTGGTGAAACCTTCAAAGAAAGATCAACTGGGAGAGTTGGCGCCAAGGACGAGTTCAAAACCACGTCCACGTACAGGGTTGGAGACAAAAGTGGATATACTGAGTATCAGTGTCAAGAGAGGTTCCGCCGAGTTGATTTCGGCGGAAGCAGCAGTGGATCTGGTAGTAAGGGGGGAAGGGCAACAAATATCTCAAATGAAGGGGTGTGGTAACTATATGATGATTGGCTCTCTTGCTTAGAAGAATGTAGTTATTTTTGTGCAGACTTCGGTTGGTGTTAATATGATGGTTTCTGATGGTCTGAACTTTGGGTGTTGGACGATAGATCTAAGAGGGCCCTTTTGTTGGTCTGTTTTGGTTGTGCTTGTAAATGCTCTAATAGGTTTAGAGAGATGAATTAAATTCCAAAAACCAAAAAGTAAATGGTATCTCGTTTTGTTGcctttttagtttcttttttcttttcctttcgaGTTCATGGTTTGTTGGCATGTTAGTAATCTGCTTCACAAATTTTTTtcactaaagaaaaaaaaaagtgtttttcaAAGAATTTTTTATTCAAAAGCCATCTTATCTTGAATTGTTGTTAAATACTTCAATTTTGCTAAGCCTTTTATGGATCCTTCTATTGGATCGCATTCTTAAGTCTTCAATTTAAAACATAAATCATTTTGGAAAAAATTAGaggatttaataattatattttttctttttctttttcttttcttttttttttttttttttgcgtgaTTATGTTGCTTGCTAGTCCTTTTGTTGGTTTATTGGTTCAAACTTTTTCTTAAAGAATCTACAAAAATTCGTAAATTTTGGGAACGTAATAAAATGGAATTAAATATGAAACATAGGAATTGAAAATATATTGTAACATAATATGGATTATTTCAAAGCAAGCTAAGTATGGCTTAACTTCCATATGATATATGATAAAAATTTTGTGATGGTTTATAGAAACTTGGACCGctattttctgttttttagcACAAAAACCATTGAAACCCCCAATCGTGAATTCATATTATATCTAATCAGAAATTTGTGCAAGAAAGCTATAACAAAAGACACATGCATTATAGCACCATTATTATTCACACAATTTACAAAACTTAGTAATTAACATCTCTCTGTCATCATTTTTTGTAACAATAATTACAAACATCTATCAATTTCCCTAAAGGCTGTGACTAAGCTGTTCGAAATCCTTAAAAATCCCTTCCAATTGAACATCAACCGAAGCAGCAGTCTCCCACAGTTTGGTAGCTCCTCCAGATTTTGCATCAAAATCATAACCCCACCAATACAAACTCTCCTTCGAACCATCCATTTCCTTCACAAACTCAACCCCCCTTCTTCCTCCCCCATCTTCCAACCTTCCTAACTCCATCGAGCCCGAACTGACC
It includes:
- the LOC103493252 gene encoding uncharacterized protein LOC103493252, producing the protein MSKQVGRYDGGYQNYDYDYSDDYSYNQGPEVQATIGYLEVVEDNNQMSSYEQSWRTHDRNRQTGSYTTTSTKAVASRGETFKERSTGRVGAKDEFKTTSTYRVGDKSGYTEYQCQERFRRVDFGGSSSGSGSKGGRATNISNEGVW